The following proteins are co-located in the Imtechella halotolerans genome:
- a CDS encoding SusC/RagA family TonB-linked outer membrane protein encodes MKKSYIMYAMTVLLLWIPLIGNAQDRIITGTVTSASDQIPLMGATILIKGTSKGTQTDFDGNFSIEAPKGATLIISFVGFATQNILVENQTIINVILQEEFNALDEVVVTGYATQQRNTMATSVSKLNTKVLESASRSNVATSLQGTIAGLQVTQSTGQPGATPVLVLRGGTQWGGNGSPLILIDGVPGSFFALNSDDIESIEVLKDAASTAIYGARAANGVVLISTKKGKSGRSNISFKSKLSINKRREDPMQYLGAADYVKFNRMAVKNSQMVRGTNWLNQFLTGNNAAATGNNTTNSIYTTMILNDSNRHLLNYPGWQTIDDPVNPGTALIFQENKMSDLIYQNSYTNDYTLSFDGGNDKGNYYLGLGYLDDKGLVFGSHFKRYSGTLSASYNITDNFKSTANIVYAHSNFNKPFDNIYNIFQRNAGIAPTSRIYNNNLDGSLSNELQPGTYLGFGNPLYYRDKFVRTNLEQRITSSVQFDWKFLPNFNYMVRGSYFSVNNTDEGFNKAYLNSGSLNTARVAFANYDRILRNQITSVISYKKNFLNKHNLNALVGHEYFRENRFNLNASTRLSPTDLIYTMNVGPEIENLPSSSKTSYAINSYFGQLNYDFDNKYLFGLTFRKDGTSRLGNEKYDFFPGISSGWNVHNESFYKESSINQFINSLKPRISYGVNGNIETLSNFGTYGVYGQMQVYNSQTGYANTGLPLLDLKWERSTTLNFGVDLGLFNNRATIIADYFIRDVIDKHSNLTLPLWTGFTSITTNNGTLRNKGLELEFNVKAIANDDIKWNIGGTFFTVKNYAKTLPNNGVTNNRQDGTEIYDPATGETKYVGGLQEGKRNGYDLITAYVFDGVYQTQDQIDADAGRIVDFAYRKDTRFLGDSRWKDLNGDNIIDYRDRVVIGRTTPDFIGGLTSDLSIKNFNLYVKTDYAVGHYLANGRRIKGIAQTQGNQNGPIEIRDSWTPENTTSNIPRFDLVDQQRNHLAGGGDQGSLTSGSSRLWEKGDYLALREVTLSYTLNDELLNNYFNTIRLYITGSNLKYFTKFTGSSPEPALSDNPNEGQYIGRDIGRFPLPKTFTLGLSLTF; translated from the coding sequence ATGAAAAAGAGTTACATCATGTACGCAATGACGGTACTACTCCTATGGATTCCCTTAATAGGAAATGCACAGGATAGGATAATTACCGGCACAGTCACTTCGGCTTCAGACCAAATTCCTTTGATGGGCGCCACCATCCTCATAAAAGGAACTTCTAAAGGGACCCAAACCGATTTCGACGGAAACTTTTCAATTGAAGCCCCAAAAGGAGCAACACTAATTATTAGCTTCGTTGGATTTGCAACACAAAACATCCTTGTAGAAAACCAAACCATTATTAATGTAATACTACAGGAAGAATTCAATGCTTTAGATGAGGTAGTAGTAACCGGTTACGCCACACAACAAAGAAATACTATGGCTACATCTGTTTCAAAACTAAACACCAAAGTACTCGAGAGTGCAAGCCGTTCTAATGTAGCAACATCACTTCAAGGTACAATTGCAGGTTTACAGGTTACACAATCAACAGGACAACCTGGAGCGACACCTGTTCTTGTTCTAAGAGGAGGTACACAATGGGGAGGAAATGGATCTCCCCTAATTCTTATAGATGGGGTACCTGGTAGTTTCTTTGCTTTAAACTCTGATGACATAGAATCAATAGAAGTCCTAAAAGATGCTGCTTCAACAGCTATATATGGAGCGAGAGCAGCTAATGGAGTAGTTCTCATTTCAACTAAAAAAGGAAAATCTGGTAGGTCAAACATAAGTTTCAAGAGCAAACTTAGCATTAACAAAAGGAGAGAAGATCCTATGCAATATTTAGGGGCGGCTGATTACGTGAAATTCAACCGTATGGCCGTAAAAAACTCTCAAATGGTAAGAGGTACAAACTGGCTAAATCAATTCCTAACAGGCAATAACGCAGCCGCTACAGGAAATAATACAACTAATTCGATTTATACCACAATGATACTGAATGATTCCAACCGACATTTACTAAACTACCCTGGTTGGCAAACTATTGATGACCCAGTTAACCCAGGCACAGCACTTATTTTCCAAGAAAATAAAATGTCTGATTTAATCTATCAAAACAGCTATACAAATGATTATACCCTATCTTTTGATGGCGGAAATGACAAAGGAAATTACTACTTAGGATTAGGCTACTTAGATGATAAAGGCTTGGTATTTGGCTCGCATTTTAAGCGCTATTCAGGAACTCTGTCTGCTTCATACAATATAACTGATAATTTCAAATCCACAGCGAACATTGTTTATGCACATTCAAATTTCAACAAACCATTTGACAATATTTATAATATTTTCCAACGTAATGCCGGTATAGCACCAACTTCTAGAATTTACAATAACAATCTTGATGGAAGCCTCTCTAATGAATTACAACCCGGCACTTATCTCGGCTTTGGAAACCCTCTCTATTATAGAGATAAATTTGTAAGAACAAATTTAGAACAGAGAATTACATCTTCCGTCCAGTTCGATTGGAAATTTTTACCAAATTTCAACTATATGGTTCGTGGAAGTTACTTTTCAGTTAATAATACAGACGAAGGTTTTAACAAAGCTTATCTAAATTCTGGATCCTTAAATACCGCCCGAGTGGCTTTTGCGAATTACGACAGAATATTAAGAAATCAGATAACATCAGTCATTAGTTATAAAAAGAATTTCCTAAACAAACATAATCTAAACGCTTTAGTTGGTCATGAATACTTTAGAGAGAATCGTTTCAACTTAAATGCTTCAACTCGTCTTTCGCCAACAGATCTTATATACACTATGAATGTTGGCCCGGAAATTGAAAACCTTCCATCATCAAGTAAGACTTCTTACGCCATTAACTCATATTTTGGGCAACTCAATTACGATTTTGATAATAAGTACTTATTTGGCTTGACTTTTAGAAAGGATGGAACCTCCCGATTAGGTAATGAAAAATATGATTTCTTCCCCGGCATATCTTCCGGATGGAATGTTCATAACGAATCATTTTACAAGGAGTCTTCTATTAATCAATTTATTAACAGCTTAAAACCACGTATCAGCTATGGTGTAAATGGTAATATTGAAACGCTTTCAAACTTCGGAACTTATGGAGTTTATGGACAGATGCAAGTTTACAATTCCCAAACAGGATATGCAAATACAGGATTACCTTTATTGGATTTAAAATGGGAGCGATCGACAACCCTTAATTTTGGGGTAGACCTTGGATTATTTAACAATAGAGCTACAATTATAGCGGACTATTTTATAAGAGATGTTATAGATAAACACTCCAATTTAACATTACCACTTTGGACTGGCTTTACTAGTATTACAACAAATAACGGCACATTACGTAATAAGGGATTAGAATTAGAATTTAACGTGAAAGCAATTGCCAATGACGACATAAAATGGAATATTGGCGGTACATTTTTTACTGTAAAAAATTACGCTAAAACACTTCCAAATAATGGAGTAACTAACAATAGGCAAGATGGGACGGAAATATATGACCCGGCAACAGGAGAAACTAAATATGTTGGAGGTCTTCAAGAAGGCAAGCGTAATGGTTATGACCTTATTACAGCCTATGTTTTTGATGGTGTCTATCAAACACAAGACCAGATTGACGCAGATGCTGGCAGAATTGTAGATTTTGCTTATCGAAAGGATACCAGATTTCTAGGAGATTCTCGCTGGAAAGACCTAAATGGAGATAACATAATTGATTACCGTGACCGCGTTGTAATTGGTAGGACAACTCCAGATTTCATAGGAGGATTAACTTCTGACCTTTCTATCAAAAACTTTAACCTTTATGTAAAAACAGACTATGCTGTAGGGCACTACCTAGCCAATGGACGTAGAATAAAAGGAATAGCTCAAACTCAAGGCAATCAAAACGGACCAATTGAAATTCGTGATTCTTGGACACCAGAAAACACTACCTCAAATATACCAAGATTTGATTTAGTTGATCAGCAACGCAATCATTTAGCTGGTGGTGGTGATCAAGGTTCCTTAACATCAGGAAGTTCAAGACTTTGGGAAAAAGGGGATTACTTGGCATTAAGAGAAGTAACATTGAGCTACACACTTAATGACGAGCTTCTTAATAACTATTTCAACACTATAAGACTTTACATAACTGGATCGAATTTGAAGTATTTTACAAAATTTACCGGAAGTTCTCCTGAACCCGCTTTATCCGACAACCCAAATGAAGGGCAATATATTGGAAGAGATATCGGTAGATTTCCTTTGCCTAAAACATTTACACTTGGGCTTAGTTTAACATTCTAA
- a CDS encoding sodium:solute symporter family transporter yields MMFRRLVFSVAILLLSSGFLVAQEGRTLISWENRASLPTDLGINGAFIGQHNGVILIAGGANFPNKPVWEGGQKQWYNTIYALSKDGKGNWEVISSVQKLPKPLAYGVAVSTLHGVLCVGGESVDGFSNAAFLLKWDSKTKQVKIQLLPEMPYPLAHMGGDVVGDKLYLVGGQKKPGGNSTDSFLSLTLSSDLETHAYRWEKLVNFEGAPRIQPVVVSQNDGKEDLLYVFSGAKVDPNTKPSYEMLTDVYAYSSKKKQWFKKNPIPNNETPGITGGYVAAAPAYKTGDAHIVILGGAGGPKQYLYERLAIEDQISQIDDQQKENITSLRNKQNELLKKTSFSNTVWAYHTITDTWVKRGDLPFETPVVTTAIMYKNEVVLAGGEVSPGVRTNAIYVGHIDPYKPSFGWANYLTLGVYLSLMILMGWYFSRRNKSTDDYFLGGGRIPWWAAGLSIYATMLSAITYLSQPALAYAFDWQAYLGYFTVLLIVPIVITFYLPFFRRLKITTAYEYLEKRFHIVVRVFGSASFVLFQLARMGIVVYLPALAISTVTGIDIYMAIILMGLLAILYTVMGGIEAVIWTDVIQVIVLIAGLIIGLIYIGTSIGDVGYIFETAWKDSKLQLFDFRLSSTEVVTWSLFLGSFALNFAPYTTDQAVVQRYLTTSDEKQARKSIWMNGIITIPAGLLIFSMGTFLYVYFKEHPDFLSVGMQNDGVFPLFIADHLPPGIAGLVIAGIYSASMSSLDSSMHSISTVFTVDYFKRFSSKYSEIKGLKIAKWVTIVVGILGTGIACLMATYPVTSLFFFFQEVVGLFGSALAGIFILGIFLKRSNWVGALSGALMSVIVLIFIKYYTPLNFYIYPLIAIPVCVIGGYIISLITPQFRTPTEGLVYGKHLKNKSSE; encoded by the coding sequence ATGATGTTTAGAAGATTGGTTTTCAGTGTAGCTATTCTGTTGTTATCTTCCGGGTTTTTAGTAGCTCAAGAAGGAAGAACTTTAATTTCGTGGGAAAATAGGGCTTCATTGCCAACAGATCTTGGGATTAATGGAGCCTTCATTGGGCAACATAATGGCGTAATATTAATTGCAGGAGGTGCCAATTTTCCAAATAAACCTGTGTGGGAGGGGGGGCAAAAACAATGGTATAATACTATTTATGCACTTAGTAAAGACGGAAAAGGTAATTGGGAAGTAATTAGTTCCGTTCAAAAGTTGCCTAAACCACTTGCCTATGGTGTGGCAGTGAGTACGCTACATGGCGTACTATGTGTTGGAGGTGAATCTGTGGATGGATTTTCTAATGCTGCATTTTTGTTGAAATGGGATTCTAAGACTAAACAGGTTAAGATACAATTATTGCCAGAAATGCCATATCCACTTGCTCATATGGGAGGTGACGTGGTCGGTGATAAATTATATCTTGTTGGTGGTCAGAAGAAACCAGGAGGTAATTCAACGGATTCATTTCTTTCTTTAACATTATCTTCTGATCTTGAAACACATGCATATCGTTGGGAAAAATTAGTCAACTTTGAAGGTGCTCCACGAATTCAACCTGTGGTAGTTTCACAAAATGATGGTAAAGAAGATTTATTATATGTTTTTAGTGGAGCTAAAGTGGATCCAAATACCAAGCCTTCTTATGAAATGTTAACTGATGTCTATGCATATAGTAGCAAAAAGAAACAGTGGTTTAAAAAAAATCCAATTCCAAATAATGAAACTCCAGGCATAACCGGTGGCTATGTTGCTGCTGCTCCTGCATATAAGACAGGTGATGCTCATATAGTCATATTAGGTGGTGCAGGAGGGCCAAAACAATATTTATATGAACGATTAGCTATTGAGGACCAGATATCACAAATAGATGATCAACAAAAGGAAAACATAACTTCTCTACGTAATAAACAAAATGAGCTTTTAAAGAAAACTTCCTTTTCAAATACTGTTTGGGCATATCACACTATTACCGATACTTGGGTAAAGAGAGGGGATCTACCTTTTGAAACCCCAGTTGTTACTACGGCCATAATGTATAAAAATGAAGTAGTTCTCGCCGGAGGAGAAGTTAGCCCAGGTGTTCGTACCAATGCCATTTATGTGGGTCATATAGATCCCTATAAACCTTCTTTTGGATGGGCGAATTATTTAACTTTGGGAGTGTATTTAAGTCTGATGATTCTAATGGGTTGGTATTTTTCCAGAAGAAACAAAAGTACAGATGATTATTTTTTAGGAGGAGGGCGTATACCATGGTGGGCAGCAGGTTTGAGTATATATGCAACCATGTTGAGTGCCATTACATATTTATCACAACCTGCATTAGCATATGCCTTCGATTGGCAGGCATATTTAGGGTATTTTACTGTTTTACTTATTGTACCAATTGTCATTACATTTTACCTGCCTTTTTTTAGAAGATTAAAAATAACTACAGCTTATGAGTATTTAGAAAAACGATTCCACATAGTTGTCCGGGTTTTTGGTAGCGCATCATTCGTGTTGTTTCAATTAGCTCGAATGGGTATAGTTGTTTATTTGCCAGCATTAGCCATATCCACTGTTACAGGAATCGATATTTATATGGCAATTATCCTTATGGGTTTATTGGCAATTCTTTATACAGTAATGGGGGGTATTGAAGCTGTAATTTGGACGGATGTGATTCAAGTTATTGTCTTAATAGCTGGGTTGATCATTGGATTAATATATATAGGGACCTCAATAGGTGATGTTGGTTATATTTTCGAAACAGCTTGGAAAGACAGTAAGCTTCAACTTTTTGATTTTCGACTTAGTTCAACAGAGGTAGTTACTTGGTCACTTTTTTTAGGATCATTTGCATTAAATTTTGCTCCATATACAACGGATCAAGCTGTTGTGCAGAGGTATTTAACAACTTCTGATGAAAAACAAGCACGAAAAAGTATTTGGATGAATGGAATAATTACAATTCCAGCGGGATTATTGATATTTTCAATGGGAACATTTTTATATGTTTATTTTAAAGAACATCCTGATTTTCTTTCAGTAGGAATGCAAAATGACGGTGTTTTTCCATTGTTTATTGCTGATCATTTACCACCAGGTATAGCTGGTTTAGTTATTGCGGGAATTTATTCGGCTTCCATGTCAAGTTTGGATAGCAGTATGCACAGTATTTCTACAGTTTTTACTGTTGATTATTTTAAGCGATTTTCTTCTAAATACTCAGAGATAAAAGGACTTAAGATTGCTAAGTGGGTGACTATAGTAGTAGGTATTTTAGGTACAGGTATTGCTTGTTTAATGGCAACTTATCCGGTAACATCTCTTTTCTTCTTTTTTCAAGAAGTGGTTGGACTTTTTGGGAGTGCTTTAGCCGGAATTTTTATCCTCGGAATTTTTCTTAAAAGGTCAAATTGGGTGGGGGCTCTTTCTGGAGCGTTAATGAGTGTAATTGTACTGATATTTATTAAATATTACACCCCTTTAAACTTCTATATATATCCTTTGATTGCCATTCCTGTTTGTGTGATAGGTGGATATATAATTAGTTTAATTACACCTCAATTCCGTACGCCAACTGAGGGTTTGGTGTATGGTAAGCATCTAAAAAATAAGAGTAGTGAATAA
- the nagB gene encoding glucosamine-6-phosphate deaminase encodes MNHSITDAIKRISFQKAGLFEETRFEKVHNIIFNDAYEASIVVAHEIAQLIRQKQVENKPCILGLATGSSPTKVYEELVRLHKEEGLSFYNVITFNLDEYYPMSKESVHSYWYFMHEHLFNHIDIPSKNINIPDGMIAQDEVIQYCLDYDRKIEEVGGLDFQLLGIGRTGHIGFNEPGSHQNSGTRIITLDHVTRADAAPSFLGLSNVPKRAITMGIQTVRKSKRIVLLAWGQNKAEIIKETVEGEVSSEVPATYLQEHNNTTFVLDNGAASQLTRVKTPWLVSDCVWDEELKGRAIVWLCERLNKSILSLTDKDYNDNGMSSLLALGGSAYQLNVQMFNKLQHTITGWPGGKPNADDSSRPEREYPHQKRVLIFSPHPDDDVISMGGTFDRLVEQGHIVHVAYQTSGNIAVSDHEALKFAEVSKDMAQGENCSFLNEIINQLTNKSENEIDSPEVRRLKGLIRKGESLAATRFEGVPDNQVHFLNLPFYETGTIKKNPLGEADIQILCDIIEEVQPHQIYAAGDLADPHGTHKVCLDGIFAAIERLKIQPFMKECWVWLYRGAWHEWDIHEIEMAVPMSPDQVLKKRQAIFFHQSQKDGVMFQGDDLREFWQRAEDRNRETAQKYRMLGLAEYAALEAFRRYHF; translated from the coding sequence ATGAATCATTCCATAACCGATGCTATTAAGCGCATTAGTTTTCAAAAGGCTGGATTGTTTGAAGAAACGCGATTCGAAAAAGTTCATAACATCATTTTTAATGATGCATACGAGGCTTCTATCGTAGTTGCACATGAAATCGCACAACTTATCCGTCAAAAGCAAGTTGAAAATAAACCTTGTATTTTGGGCCTAGCAACAGGCTCTTCTCCAACTAAAGTCTATGAAGAATTAGTCCGCTTGCACAAAGAAGAAGGACTTAGTTTTTACAATGTAATTACCTTTAATTTAGATGAGTATTATCCTATGTCCAAGGAAAGTGTTCATAGTTATTGGTACTTTATGCATGAGCATCTTTTTAACCATATCGATATTCCATCTAAAAATATTAATATTCCTGATGGGATGATAGCTCAGGATGAAGTGATCCAATATTGTTTGGATTATGATCGGAAAATAGAAGAAGTTGGTGGGCTGGATTTTCAATTATTAGGCATAGGAAGAACAGGTCACATAGGTTTTAACGAGCCTGGTTCTCACCAGAATTCAGGAACACGTATTATTACTTTGGACCATGTTACAAGGGCCGATGCTGCTCCTTCTTTTTTAGGGTTGAGCAATGTTCCAAAACGTGCTATAACCATGGGGATACAAACAGTACGTAAATCGAAAAGAATTGTATTGCTTGCTTGGGGGCAAAATAAAGCAGAGATTATTAAGGAAACTGTGGAAGGTGAGGTGTCTTCTGAGGTGCCAGCAACCTACCTTCAAGAGCACAATAACACAACATTTGTATTAGATAATGGCGCTGCTTCTCAACTTACTAGGGTAAAAACACCTTGGTTGGTTAGTGACTGTGTCTGGGACGAAGAGCTTAAAGGTAGAGCTATAGTATGGCTTTGTGAACGTTTGAATAAATCTATTCTGAGTTTAACAGATAAGGATTACAATGATAATGGAATGTCTAGCCTTTTAGCATTGGGCGGATCTGCTTATCAATTAAATGTTCAAATGTTTAATAAGTTGCAACATACCATTACTGGTTGGCCAGGAGGAAAACCCAATGCAGATGATTCTTCAAGACCTGAACGTGAGTATCCGCACCAAAAAAGAGTACTTATTTTCAGTCCGCATCCTGATGATGATGTAATTTCAATGGGAGGAACATTTGATAGATTAGTTGAGCAAGGTCATATTGTTCATGTTGCGTATCAAACCTCCGGAAACATTGCGGTTTCAGATCATGAAGCATTAAAGTTTGCTGAAGTTTCAAAAGATATGGCACAAGGAGAGAACTGTTCATTTCTAAATGAAATTATCAACCAGCTAACGAATAAGAGTGAAAATGAAATTGACTCGCCCGAAGTACGTCGTTTAAAAGGACTTATTAGAAAAGGTGAATCCTTGGCTGCAACACGTTTTGAGGGAGTACCTGATAACCAAGTTCATTTTTTAAACTTACCGTTTTATGAAACTGGGACTATTAAAAAGAATCCACTTGGAGAAGCCGATATTCAGATTCTTTGTGATATAATAGAAGAGGTACAACCTCATCAGATATATGCCGCAGGTGATTTAGCAGATCCACATGGGACTCATAAAGTTTGTTTGGATGGTATATTTGCAGCAATTGAGCGCTTAAAAATCCAACCTTTTATGAAGGAATGTTGGGTATGGCTTTATAGAGGAGCTTGGCACGAATGGGATATACATGAAATTGAGATGGCAGTTCCAATGAGTCCTGATCAGGTACTAAAAAAACGTCAGGCTATATTCTTCCATCAATCTCAAAAAGATGGCGTAATGTTTCAAGGAGATGATTTACGTGAATTTTGGCAACGTGCCGAAGATCGTAATAGGGAAACTGCTCAGAAGTACAGGATGCTTGGGCTTGCCGAGTATGCTGCTCTAGAGGCCTTCCGCCGTTACCACTTCTAA
- a CDS encoding nuclear transport factor 2 family protein has product MKKIKFLALFWFFLSTNSWGQNEAIEAINNVIDSWHKAASVADFDSYFSHMTQDGVFLGTDATENWQNQEFRTFSKPYFDKGKAWSFTSLERNIYVDQGGELAWFDELLDTQMKLCRGSGVLKKIDGNWKIAHYVLSIAIPNDTISEVIQLKKDNDEKLTSILKSKKQ; this is encoded by the coding sequence ATGAAGAAAATTAAATTTTTAGCACTTTTTTGGTTCTTTTTATCGACTAACTCTTGGGGTCAAAATGAAGCTATTGAGGCGATTAATAATGTGATAGATTCATGGCATAAAGCTGCTTCTGTTGCTGATTTTGACTCGTATTTTTCACACATGACTCAGGATGGTGTCTTTCTAGGGACTGATGCAACTGAAAATTGGCAAAATCAAGAATTTAGAACCTTTTCTAAACCTTATTTTGATAAAGGAAAAGCTTGGAGTTTTACTTCTTTAGAGCGAAATATATACGTAGATCAAGGAGGAGAACTAGCATGGTTTGATGAGTTATTAGATACTCAAATGAAGTTATGTAGGGGATCAGGTGTTTTAAAAAAGATTGATGGAAATTGGAAAATAGCACATTATGTCCTCTCAATTGCAATTCCTAATGATACTATTTCAGAAGTAATCCAACTTAAAAAGGATAATGATGAAAAACTAACTTCCATCTTAAAATCCAAAAAGCAATAA
- a CDS encoding NAD(P)-binding domain-containing protein has protein sequence MKIGILGCGWLGFPLAQKLLADGFSVRGTTTSEEKLSTLKEAGIEAFIVCLSQEGITGDLNTFLKDLDILIINIPPALRKSPNENYSSKIAYLINELPTNKLPKILFASSTSVYADSVTFPVITENTAMLSDSINGKQLLEAESLFIQNDNLSQLTTIIRLGGLIGEHRHPIKHLSGKTEIKSPQSPINLVHHYDVIDIIKAIIRDKKWGEIFNVVYPWHPSKRNYYTNAALDRSIALPHFEENGPSLGKFVSSSKVTTELNFTFSHLL, from the coding sequence TTGAAAATAGGAATATTAGGCTGTGGATGGCTTGGTTTCCCATTAGCCCAAAAACTTTTGGCTGATGGATTTAGCGTACGAGGCACCACTACATCAGAAGAAAAACTATCAACTCTAAAAGAAGCTGGTATCGAAGCCTTTATAGTATGCTTAAGTCAAGAAGGTATTACAGGAGATCTGAACACATTTCTTAAAGATCTTGATATACTTATTATTAACATCCCACCAGCTCTTCGTAAATCCCCTAATGAAAATTACTCTAGTAAAATAGCTTACTTAATAAATGAGCTGCCAACTAATAAATTACCGAAAATTCTTTTTGCTAGTTCAACTTCTGTTTACGCTGATTCAGTAACATTTCCAGTAATAACTGAAAATACAGCTATGCTTTCTGATTCAATAAACGGGAAACAACTTCTTGAGGCAGAATCTCTTTTTATACAAAACGACAACTTAAGCCAATTAACCACGATTATTCGTTTAGGGGGCCTAATCGGAGAACATAGGCACCCTATAAAACACCTAAGTGGAAAGACAGAAATCAAGAGCCCTCAAAGTCCTATTAATCTAGTTCATCATTATGACGTAATTGATATAATAAAAGCAATTATTCGGGATAAAAAATGGGGTGAAATCTTCAATGTAGTTTACCCCTGGCATCCTTCCAAGAGGAATTACTACACTAATGCTGCGCTTGACAGATCCATAGCCTTACCTCATTTTGAAGAAAACGGTCCTTCACTAGGTAAATTCGTATCCTCATCTAAAGTTACTACCGAACTTAACTTCACTTTTTCGCACTTACTTTAA